The following are encoded together in the Oncorhynchus kisutch isolate 150728-3 linkage group LG8, Okis_V2, whole genome shotgun sequence genome:
- the LOC109896218 gene encoding perforin-1, with amino-acid sequence MASLSLSLGLLVLCTLALVHCDLDDSHVRVWGLSASNLKGDLLSQPDPYVKVWCGPAFGGMTSILTNQANPTWPGEFNFLDIIRKSVLKLEVWDQDAGPDNRLGTCTTTVYPGTHTETCHLKKGTVYYTYSYKKEQEQ; translated from the exons atggcctctctctctctgtccctgggaCTGCTGGTGCTTTGCACCCTGGCTCTTGTACACTGTGACCTGGATGACAGCCATGTCAGGGTGTGGGGTCTTAGTGCCTCCAATctgaaaggagacctcctctccCAGCCAGACCCCTACGTCAAG GTTTGGTGCGGTCCAGCCTTCGGTGGCATGACCAGCATTTTAACGAACCAGGCCAACCCTACCTGGCCCGGTGAGTTCAACTTCCTAGACATCATCCGCAAGTCTGTCCTGAAGCTGGAG GTGTGGGATCAGGACGCCGGGCCAGATAACCGCCTGGGAACCTGCACCACCACTGTCTACCCAGGAACACACACTGAGACCTGCCACCTGAAGAAAGGCACCGTCTACTACACCTACAGCTACAAGAAGGAACAGGAACAATAG